GCATCGGCAACTTCTTTGTAGCGGGGGCCATAGGTCTGGTTTTTGTTTAATAGCACCGAGAACGCCCAGACCATTAAACCTATCACTAAGGTCATAACGATTCGGCCAAAACTACCTAAGGTATCCCAGGATTGCACCAACAAAGCCACCTGCGCTCCAAACATTATCAGACCGCCAATGTAATAAAGTACGCTTGTTGCACTAAAATGAATGTGTTTACCAGGCTGTAGCTCAACTTGAGTTTGCTTGTCGGTTTTCTTGAGTAACGCTTTAAGTTCGTCGGCGGTTATCTCGCCGGCTTTCAGACTTGTTTGTATTTGGTCTAGTAATTGCTTGTTACTCATTGATGACCCATCCTAAAAATTGTTCTTTGTAAAAATTATCTACATCGATTTTTTTACTTAATAAACCCTTCTTGTAGATCCCATGACCTTCGTTATAGGAGTATACAAATGGCCCACTGGTGTTGCTAGAATTTTCTAGCTTATAGCCGTCTGGAGAAGTAACAGATGTATCTAAGCTGTAGGTTTGCGCCTCTTCCAAGCTGATTTGTTTAGAGCTACTGTCTAGTGGATCGTAAAGATAAAGTTGTGAATTGTCACTCAGATAATCGTAATTCGGTTTGTATGTGTCAAGTGGGTCAACTACCTGAACAGTTCCACTTGAATCAACTATATAACTGTTGTTCGAATAGCACCTACCATATAAACAGCTTTGATATATGAACCCGTATTGCGGATTAGAGAACATGCTAGGCACATATAGCACCGCAAACATAGTAATAGCTATAAGCGCCGGGATGCTAAAAAAGAATACTAATTGTTTATTTTTTACTAAAAATCTCTTACACCTAAGTACATATTTACCCATACGAATATTATACACCTGCGGCGCAAGCCTAAACTACTGATTTGTCTCTATTATCGGCTAGTTTTCTTGCCAGTCTTCGACAACTAGTTTTTGGCCAACTCTTTTAATGACTAGTTTCTGGCCTTGTTGCCAATGAAGCTCACGGACAAGTGATAGTGGTAGGGTTACCAAATAAGTGCCGTTGCTGTTTTTGATTAGTTTGCGCTCGGCTTCTTTGCCAGATTGGACTGTTCCCATTGTCTTCTTCCCCTTAGAAATTTAATTTAAATTAAATTTAAATTAAATTTTAACGCGCATCTTCTGGCCGTGCAGTGATATATCCGACATTCTAGATATCAGAACCGCTCGATAATTTCCTGGCAACTAGTACGCCAACTATGCCGCCAATGGTTGAGCCCAAAATTCCCCAGCCGGACATCCAGGAAGTATCGCCGAGCAAAGTTGGTATATAGCCGCCAATCCCGGCAAAAATCGACATACAAATATAAAGTACCGTTTTATTCATAATCATATTGTACATCAAGCAAAAAGACAGTCGCCTGATAGAGACTGTCTTTTTTTTGGAGATATGGCTTTATATATTGCCAATTATCCAGATAGCACCGGCTATTGCTAAAAAGAATAGCCCTAGGCCTACTGGTGAACCCCAACTAAACCAGCTACCCCAGGCTCGCCAATGCTTTAAGCTGTTTTCATGACTCCAGTTATATTCCTTCTCGTAGTCATGGTTGCTCTTAGTTTTGTTCTGCATGTATTTAACCCTTCGTTTAGTTACTAGATCGTTTATCGACCAAAAACGCTAGCCTTCTGGGTGATATATTCGGCTTCACTAGTTTGTTCGGTGGCCCATTAGGTAATTCCGCCGACTAGCTTGATGTTTCGCCTATCGCTTTCAATAATATTCTAACCCGTCTACTAAGGCAATCCGCCTCAATTTAACAGTTGAAAAGAAACCTCTAAACGTCTATAATCCCCGACGCTAAGTACTTGTTACATACCCCAATTTTTCATACCAAGAACTTGTTCTGTTCGGAAAATTGACAGAAGTAGCAATGACGCGCGGGTGTAGCTCAGTTGTTTAGAGTGAAGCCTGCCAGTGGCAGGATGCAAGGTAATCTTCTTCATCAAACTTGTTTGATAGAACGAAGTTGCGGGGTCGCGCTGGCGTGACCTTACTTGCCAGGCCAAGGAAGATGGCAAAATAAGCTTCCATGTATATTTCAATTATTTACGCGGGTGTAGCTCAGTTGTTTAGAGCGCTTCCTTGCCAAGGAAGAGGTCGAGAGTTAGAGTCTCTTCACCCGCACCATTGACAAATAAACATAATAGCTATATAATAATAAACATGCTACATTTAGCAATTACAATTCAAGTTCGCCGCAACTCACGTATGTACGGGAGTTGTCCTTGTAATTGCTAAATATTATTAGGCTCCAAGATAGCTCCCGAAAAGGGAGCTTTTTAATTTTACTGGAGTTTACAGGTGAAAACGATAATTGAGGCTGGTCACTATTACAGTGTGAACGGCCCATCACAGGCAAGCCTTAAAGGCTGGCAAATTGGTAAAGAGCTTGCGGCTACTCTTCCTAATTCAGGTTTGGTTCTGTTCGTTGATGATTACCACAATGAACAAGACTTTCATGAGCCAGGTGACACATTTTTAAGCACTGAGGAAGCAGAGTTAGCGGCAGAAGCTATGAAACAGGAAGCTGCCCACGTTTTTAGTGAGGCAGAGATTGCTAAGAGTGCACCGACAAAAGTAAGCGAGCTACTTGATGACGGTGCTGTGAAATTGAAAAAGGGTGTGGTTTCAGTTTCGGGCGTAAGGTTAGGTACAATGTTTGACCATAAAACAGAGACTTTTAAGCCAACCTGCGTCTTCCTTGACTATATACTGCTTGGTCAAAAAGCTGAACTTGCTCCTGACCAAGTGACGATACTGCCTGATACCTATCAAAAGCAGCAAGGTAACCTTGCAGTTGTTCTAGGTAAGCTGGTAATTCCGACCCTTGCAAGTTACGAAGCTCAATACTACAGCCTTAACGGCGAGGTGCAGATATGAAAAAGCACAATCCAAAGATAGGGATAGTATCTGGCATTGGACCATTAGCTGGTTCAGATGTGTTTGCAAAGCTGCTTAAATATGCAGCTGATACCTATGATGCTGTTGAGGATAGTGAGTATCCAGATGTGGTACTGGTTAATCACGGCATAGAAGGAGTTGATAATATCGGCACTCTCAATCCTCAGTTTGAAGCTGACATTGTTGCAATGGTCAAACAGCTAGAACAAAACGGGGCTAACGTAATAGGAATGGCTTGTAATACGGCTCATATTTACTTGAGCAAGATAAAAACCAATTCAAGCACAACTTTGGTTAATTTAATTGACGAAGTAGCTAAAGAAGCATCAAAGGCTAACACAACCTACCTACTGCTAACATCAAGCACATCCAAGAAACAAAGCCTCTACCAAAGCTATTTGAAAAAATATAAGGTTGCGTTTCAAGTAACAAACTCTGAGCAGCAAAAATTGCTGGATGAAGCTATTGGCCTTGTGATGGCCTATAAATTAAAAGAAGCGGGTAGATTGCTAGCTAAAGTGTTGAAGTCGGCAAAAAATACAGGTTTTGACGCCGTCATTGCAGGCTGCACAGAACTACCGATTGCCATAGACAACACAAAAAACACTGATGGTCTTACAATAGTAAGTTCTAACGAGGTATTGGCAAAAACCCTAGCAGCTCATTACTATCATCAACACTAACGGATTTGTTATAACTCAGGCGGCCTGCCCAAAGCTCACTTTGAAGCACTCAACAGGTCGCCTGATAATCCAAATATCTCAACCAAGTGCTTTAGTCTATAATCATTGTGTGCATTGATAGCAGATGTTTGAAATGCGTCAACTATCTTGCACCAAATGGGAATTATCGGACGCGTTGGCGTCCTTTTTTTCTTGGGCTTAGCACAATGGGTATTATTTTCTATTGGTAAATCGAGACAAAACACTCGCAATGAGTTGCTGGCAGATGTAGTGTCGCTCATTTTCATAGTTGTCGGCTTCCAGATAATGAAATAATTCCACTTTTTGTATCTAGAATTAGTGGTTTTGGTAAAGCCGATATTAAGACTTAAGCCGGAAGCATAACTTCTAAATACTTGGTGGTTAATAATAAATAGCCCTACTCTAAAAGTAAGGCATGCTGGGGGAACGCGTCCGAAGACGCGAACCCCCAGCTAGGAGCCTAAAGTTTCGCCAACTGGTTACTTCTTCTTCACATCCCCCGGACGCACCTTGGCAATCGGCTTGCAGACCAAGTCTTTGGCCTTGCTGGCAACGAAGCGGACACGCCTGGTTTGAGGCAACGAACGCCGGTTGATACCAAGGGGTTCGTCTGGACCGCCAACACGGCAGGAGATCTCGGCAAGGCGCCTCTCCATCCTGGCATTGGAGTCAAAGAGCCGTTCGAGTAGCTGGTTGAGCGGCCTGCCAAGCAATACGGAAAGCAGCTTGAAGACGATGTACAGCAAGAGGTAGATCAGTCCTGCCGCAATCACCAACGCAACTGGGCTCAACAACAACAGCCAGACGAGGGACGAACCGACGAACCGACTGGTGATGAAAGTGCCTAGCAGAACAATCGAAAAGACCAGCGGATTGAACACCCACAAGATTGGATTGGTAGCACCCTGCAACCAGCCACTCTCATCGACCTTCGTAAACCACCGGCTGGTACGGCGTCGCTTCTTTCTGCCCTCTTTGATGAAGTCTTCGCGCCAGGCGGGCTTCAGCGAAGCGAGCACGCCGTAGTCGATATCCCTGATGCCAACGATTGCCAACACGACCACCGTATGCAGATTCCAGAGCCACGCAAGTAGCCCCAGCAAGAACAAGCCCGGCTTCTTGAGGACGTTCTTGGTCAAGACCTCCAACGCCCGGTCGCGACGATCGCACTGGTTCATGGCCGGCCGGCCGGCGCGTTCGTGCTTGCTTGCAAGCCACTCGACAAGTCGACTGGCTTTGGCCGGGGCGAACAGCTTGCTGTCGATCTCGACCACTTCCCGCCCAGTGTTCCGTGAGCGATAGAAACCAGCAATCCGCGACACAAACTGAATCGTGTAGTCGCGGTCTGGCGAACGCCGCTCTTGCTCGAGCTCCGATTTCAGCAGATTTAGTTGCTCTCGCAACCCAGCCAGCTGGCTTTCGAGTTCGGAAATCTTTGCTAGATCGGCTTGCGGCCGATGAGCTTCACGAAACTCCGGATCAGTATTGTGCTGCTCGAGACGGAACTCAGCTTCTTCGAGGGCATCTTCCAAGCGAAGTCTTTCGACTTCGTCTGGATCCATACCATCGGTGACCTTCTGGAGCGGACGCATTGCGTCCAACTCATGCCTCAGATCCCACTTATGCGAGTCAATTGCACGCTCCAACTTGTCGATCTGAGCCATCAAGCCAGCCGGATCGGCGTAAACCCTCTCGAGAACCGAGAGCAAGAATCTGCCATCGATCTCAGACCGCTTAGTCAAATGGTGAATGTGCTTGCGCCATCCCAACTTTGAGTTTTCCGGCCAGACAACAACCATCATGACGGTGGTCTCGCCGGGGTATTCGAACGAATGGTGGGCCAGGCCGGCCTCTAGAGGCACAACCACACGCTGGACTTCGACGTCGTCGACCAAGAAGCACATCAGTAGGTGCGGCCTCTTTCTCCGTATTTCTTCGCTATCGAGCTCTGCCTCCAGCGGTGCACGAGTACACCACCGTAGCACAGCATTCGGATCATCGATCACTTGCTCCCCCGAAGGGAAGATGATCGCCCGATCCGTAATCACGGGCTTAGTATCTGTGACTGTCATGCCACTCCTTTGGATGTGATGAACCATCGCCCATTACTAGGGACGGTTATTTGGTAAGGTTCCGAAACTACTCTACAATATTGTTTGCGATATTACAATAATTCAGTCAAGATTTGAGTACTATATATACTAGATGTCGCTTTGTATGATGAGCTCATTTACTTGTAGTGTTTAATGTGGTGTAGTAAGCTTCTTCCTTTTGTTGGGGCGATTTGGGCATAACCGTGCACAGTTCGCCTTAACAAACCAAACGGAAACGGAAGGTACTTTGACATGACAGGAATGCAGACAACAAGTCCGCACTGCTATCGAGAAAATATATCGTCATTATTTTTTGCAATTAGTGAATGCTATCTAAAAACGTATAGGTTGGCCGTTATAGGTGCCACATTTATTGTTAGTCCAGGTGTTTGTGTCGGAGTACCACTGCTTGAGCTTAAGATCGTCGGCACATGGATAATACGAGCCAAAAATATCGTTGTCTTTAAATGTGTTTAGGCGAGGAGCATACCATTTAACGAGCTCATCGGCACCAATAACCAGAATTCCGTAGTTACTAGAAAGCTTATTACCAATAACAGTGTTGTAGTTGGTAAGTAAACCATCTTTTCCGGTATCTTGGCACAAGATTAGGGCAGCACTCTTTTTGCCATATGGTCCGCCGGCACAATATTTGTGATATATCTGATAAGATTTTGTGGCCGGATGGCTTATCTGGTTGTAAGAGATATTCCAATAGCTACCACCGTATATACTGACTCCTGCCCAATCTGAGTTGTAGCGTACAATGTTGTTTTTGAATGTTCCGCCCCAGACACCATTGATATCAACGCCTGGGCCAAAGTTTCTTTCGATTAGATTATTTTCTATTACCGGGTTTAGGAAGCGATCGTAAGTTCCGTTGGCACTTTTATTAACTTCGCCATAAATACCAGCTCCAACCGGTACACCGCCAGTTATGCCACATTTGTAGCCAGACTTTTCGATAATACTATTCTTGACTGTGACGTTCTTACCGGTAATACCCAATGCCGAGCATGTGCCATTTCGGAGCCGTACATTATCAACATTCATATTCATCGAAACTAAACTGTAGGTGGCGATGTTGTTTGCATCTAAAGTGATGCTATCTATATTTAGAAATCCATCGGCTGTAAAAACGTTTAAGATACCGTCGCCAATTGTAGTTTGCCACGGTGCAACTGCCTTGAGAACTGTTTGATCACGTTTGCCCGAAACACCTTTGACTATCTTTTTGCCAAAAACGGGAATTGGTTTAGAGATTTCGTAGGTACCTGGCTGAATTTCTACACAAGAGTACTTATTGATTGTGTCGGCGAGCGAAGTTGTGCCACTCCATGATTGGCAGGCG
This genomic window from Candidatus Nomurabacteria bacterium contains:
- a CDS encoding AbrB/MazE/SpoVT family DNA-binding domain-containing protein — its product is MGTVQSGKEAERKLIKNSNGTYLVTLPLSLVRELHWQQGQKLVIKRVGQKLVVEDWQEN
- a CDS encoding aspartate/glutamate racemase family protein → MKKHNPKIGIVSGIGPLAGSDVFAKLLKYAADTYDAVEDSEYPDVVLVNHGIEGVDNIGTLNPQFEADIVAMVKQLEQNGANVIGMACNTAHIYLSKIKTNSSTTLVNLIDEVAKEASKANTTYLLLTSSTSKKQSLYQSYLKKYKVAFQVTNSEQQKLLDEAIGLVMAYKLKEAGRLLAKVLKSAKNTGFDAVIAGCTELPIAIDNTKNTDGLTIVSSNEVLAKTLAAHYYHQH